A single window of Nicotiana sylvestris chromosome 5, ASM39365v2, whole genome shotgun sequence DNA harbors:
- the LOC138868543 gene encoding uncharacterized protein, giving the protein MVPVMPDYEQRHLERFSRLAPPTFSGAQGEDAQGFLDKCRRMLRTTGILEASGVSFTTFQLSGAVFTWWEAYERCRLVGSAPLSWQEFSTLFLEKWVPRSQREEMRRQFDYLCQGDMTVSQYEVRFSELARYAPWMVPTDRERIRRILSHTFEDAVDVARDIETDRRLEIEEREAKRPHRSTSHSGAPSRGQFQQSRGRSYRPHQSDRPEYRGPSSGRGH; this is encoded by the exons ATGGTCCCAGTTATGCCAGACTATGAGCAGCGTCATCTTGAGAGATTCAGTAGACTTGcacctcctactttcagtggtgctcagggcgaggatgcccaaggttttcttgacaagtgtagACGTATGCTGAGGACAACAGGGATCTTGGAGGCTAGCGGTGTAtcctttactacttttcagttgtCAGGTGCAgttttcacttggtgggaggcatatgagcggTGTAGGCTGGTAGGTTCAGCGCCCTTGTcctggcaggagttctccactctctttctggagaagtgggTACCGCGATCTCAGAGAGAGGAGATGCGCAGACAGTTTGATTATCTTTgccagggagatatgactgtatCTCAGTATGAGGTGAGGTTCTCGGAGCTGGCTCGTTATGCTCCATGGATGGTCCCGACTGATCGggaaaggattaggag GATTCTGAGCCATACGTTTGAGGATGCAGTAGATGTTGCTCGCGACATTGAGACAGATCGTCGTCTAGAGATAGAGGAgcgggaggctaagaggcctcatAGATCAACTAGTCATAGTGGTGCTCCGTctaggggccagtttcagcagaGTAGAGGTCGTTCTTACAGGCCTCATCAGTCAGATCGTCCAGAGTACCGCGGGCCATCTTCAGGCCGTGGTCATTAG